In the genome of Thermomicrobiales bacterium, one region contains:
- a CDS encoding type II toxin-antitoxin system Phd/YefM family antitoxin produces MEKTISASELKNSLGAVLREVRSGGEIRVIEQRGAPAAAIISIDDLRLLRDAKKRQRQEQLLDEMRQLTARLAEQQQGMTPDEADQMVQELSDAVMDAVVEKARHRFEQFS; encoded by the coding sequence ATGGAAAAGACGATCAGCGCCAGCGAACTGAAAAACAGCCTGGGAGCAGTTCTGCGCGAGGTTCGGAGTGGCGGCGAGATCCGCGTCATCGAGCAGCGCGGGGCACCCGCTGCGGCAATCATCTCGATCGACGATCTGCGACTCCTCCGGGACGCAAAAAAGCGGCAGCGGCAGGAGCAATTGCTCGATGAGATGCGGCAGTTGACGGCGCGCCTTGCAGAACAGCAGCAAGGCATGACACCAGATGAAGCGGATCAGATGGTCCAGGAACTCAGCGACGCGGTCATGGATGCAGTGGTCGAGAAGGCGCGCCATCGCTTCGAGCAGTTTTCGTAA
- a CDS encoding putative toxin-antitoxin system toxin component, PIN family produces MRVLVDTNVYVSRLLIGSRPFSAVSRLIDAAILEEYILLLPEEVLDELRGLREQKAYLRDRVTQRDVDDLIRVLQSVAVILSRQTHPIPAALRDPKDDFVLTAAVLGDADYLVTGDRDLLDIRNVIIRPSILTVAEFLTVLPSSHRA; encoded by the coding sequence ATGCGCGTTCTCGTCGATACAAATGTCTACGTCAGTAGGCTCCTGATAGGTAGCCGACCCTTCTCAGCAGTATCCCGCCTCATCGACGCAGCGATTCTGGAGGAATACATCCTGCTCCTGCCGGAGGAAGTGCTCGATGAGTTGCGTGGGTTGCGTGAACAAAAAGCGTATCTCAGAGACCGCGTCACCCAACGAGATGTCGACGATCTCATCCGTGTTTTGCAGAGTGTGGCGGTGATCCTTTCCCGACAGACGCATCCTATTCCGGCGGCACTTCGCGATCCCAAGGATGACTTCGTGCTGACTGCGGCCGTGCTCGGGGATGCCGACTATCTCGTGACCGGGGATCGAGATCTTCTTGACATACGAAACGTCATCATACGTCCCAGCATATTGACGGTGGCCGAGTTTCTCACCGTGCTTCCCTCGTCACACAGAGCGTAA